One Planctomycetota bacterium genomic region harbors:
- a CDS encoding type III pantothenate kinase, translated as MSRILAVTLGNTTASVSLTDADGRLGEVLRVPIGRLENLKEALPGADADLSEEGVCVVVASVNPRALARFRGIAVDVSGAEPDVAGADFPIPIRAEVDAPEGVGVDRLLAALAAFRRAEGACIVVDAGTAITVDAVSANGAFQGGAIFPGLEMIARALAEGTALLPKVDLPSEAPLVGKNTREAIAAGLVHGVTGAVAALVEGARRTVGQEAAVLLTGGDAAFLAPHLPAAMREVVPNLVLEGLVIAYRDGQKR; from the coding sequence ATGAGCCGAATCCTTGCCGTCACGCTCGGCAACACGACCGCCTCCGTCTCGCTCACCGACGCCGACGGCCGGCTCGGCGAGGTGCTCCGCGTTCCCATCGGCCGGTTGGAGAACCTCAAGGAAGCCCTCCCCGGCGCGGACGCCGACCTCTCGGAGGAGGGCGTCTGTGTCGTCGTGGCCTCGGTGAACCCGCGGGCGCTGGCGCGGTTCCGCGGCATCGCGGTGGACGTGAGCGGCGCGGAGCCCGACGTGGCGGGCGCGGATTTTCCGATTCCGATCCGCGCCGAGGTCGATGCGCCGGAAGGCGTCGGGGTGGACCGGTTGCTGGCGGCGTTGGCGGCTTTTCGCCGCGCCGAGGGCGCCTGCATCGTCGTCGACGCCGGGACGGCTATTACCGTCGATGCCGTCTCCGCCAACGGGGCGTTCCAGGGCGGCGCCATTTTTCCCGGCCTCGAGATGATCGCCCGCGCCCTGGCCGAGGGAACCGCGCTCCTGCCCAAGGTGGACCTGCCGAGCGAAGCGCCCCTGGTGGGCAAGAACACGCGCGAGGCGATTGCGGCGGGCCTCGTGCACGGCGTCACGGGCGCCGTCGCCGCCCTCGTCGAGGGCGCCCGCCGGACGGTCGGCCAAGAGGCCGCGGTGCTCCTGACGGGCGGCGACGCGGCGTTCCTCGCACCGCACCTGCCGGCCGCCATGCGCGAGGTCGTGCCGAACCTCGTCCTC